In Aristaeella hokkaidonensis, the following are encoded in one genomic region:
- a CDS encoding FtsW/RodA/SpoVE family cell cycle protein, producing the protein MTITENRHARAHVDGILIALVFAMALFGIVAVCVATYSPNSSEDTSFLNHIIESSYALKQCLFVLMAPLVIGVIMAFPYDILRRRAEWFYWAAFILLSVTTIFNRAQGVKAWLDTLWGYTIQPSEFMKLAMILVLAKNFSRQDSPMSDSKSFIHIFMIVIIPGVVILLQGETGSLLVIIFMFAVMMYFANVSLKTLSVLAALAILGILAIYGYMTFTHSTDYRLARIAGWLNPEVYSSSDAYQQTMSKMTIGSGGLTGNGMFVTGAISQLNYVPADWTDFIYSTIGETWGFVGCVAVLGGYVLILLRMLYLAWFTRDKFGRMIIIGVMGMLLFHVLENIAMTLGLMPITGIPLPFLSYGGSNMMTNMGGVGLVLNATRNRSLNVSVSTPQTFYNPYRIHKRFKTKSF; encoded by the coding sequence TTGACGATCACTGAAAACCGTCATGCCCGTGCACATGTGGACGGTATTCTGATCGCGCTTGTTTTTGCCATGGCACTTTTCGGAATCGTTGCTGTCTGTGTCGCGACCTATTCTCCCAATTCCTCTGAGGACACTTCGTTTCTGAATCATATTATTGAGTCTTCCTACGCGTTGAAGCAGTGCCTGTTTGTCCTGATGGCGCCCCTCGTCATCGGCGTGATTATGGCCTTCCCTTACGATATTCTTAGACGTCGTGCGGAATGGTTCTACTGGGCGGCTTTTATCCTGCTGTCTGTTACAACGATTTTTAACCGTGCCCAGGGCGTTAAAGCCTGGCTTGATACCCTGTGGGGTTACACCATCCAGCCTTCGGAATTCATGAAGCTGGCCATGATCCTGGTGCTTGCCAAAAACTTCTCCAGACAGGACAGCCCCATGTCCGATTCAAAATCCTTTATCCATATCTTCATGATCGTCATCATCCCCGGCGTAGTCATCCTGCTCCAGGGTGAAACCGGCTCCCTGCTGGTCATTATCTTCATGTTCGCCGTGATGATGTATTTCGCGAATGTTTCCCTCAAAACGCTTTCTGTTCTCGCTGCCCTTGCCATCCTGGGTATTCTGGCAATCTACGGATATATGACCTTTACCCATTCAACGGATTATCGTCTTGCCCGGATTGCCGGCTGGCTGAATCCTGAAGTGTATTCCTCTTCAGACGCTTACCAGCAGACCATGTCCAAGATGACCATCGGATCCGGCGGCCTGACAGGTAACGGCATGTTTGTTACCGGCGCCATTTCCCAGCTGAACTACGTGCCTGCGGACTGGACAGATTTTATTTATTCCACGATCGGCGAAACCTGGGGCTTCGTCGGCTGCGTAGCTGTTCTGGGCGGATATGTCCTGATCCTTCTCCGGATGCTGTACCTGGCCTGGTTCACCAGGGATAAATTCGGCCGGATGATTATTATCGGGGTAATGGGCATGCTCCTGTTCCATGTGCTGGAAAATATAGCTATGACCCTGGGCCTCATGCCGATTACCGGTATTCCGCTGCCCTTCCTTTCATATGGCGGATCCAACATGATGACAAATATGGGCGGCGTCGGCCTGGTGCTGAATGCAACCCGGAATCGTTCCCTGAATGTTTCTGTCAGCACTCCCCAGACATTCTACAATCCTTATCGGATCCACAAGCGCTTTAAGACCAAGTCTTTCTGA
- a CDS encoding alpha/beta fold hydrolase encodes MTEVFSEDYLVQSGSSYSRIMNDTVLPWLESKGTVAVIPGFENRPLYCVSYQADHPVATVLIVHGFTENALKYSELIFSLLHLGFSVLAYDQRGHGRSWRADGIPDCSITHVDHFSEYVSDLQIVYDTYRKELLSPWFIFAHSMGGAVASLFLERGNHEISGAVFSSPMIAPYIRSLPVPLASALAAAASSLGRGKHCPFFMKPYSGPENFSTSCATDPDRFAWYDAIKSSRTEFRNSVPSYRWSYEAVHVTEQILAPDAPERISCPVILFSAETDFSVEREPQQAFIGRVQNGRFISVPGARHEIYRSVNDVLFPWWNQVITFLKANCHYS; translated from the coding sequence ATGACAGAAGTTTTCAGTGAGGATTATCTTGTTCAGTCCGGTTCCTCCTACAGCCGGATCATGAACGATACTGTCCTGCCCTGGCTTGAGTCCAAAGGCACTGTTGCAGTCATTCCCGGCTTTGAAAACCGTCCCCTTTACTGTGTTTCTTATCAGGCGGATCACCCTGTCGCAACCGTGCTCATTGTCCATGGTTTCACCGAAAACGCGCTGAAATATTCCGAACTCATCTTTTCCCTTCTTCATCTTGGTTTTTCGGTGCTGGCTTATGACCAGCGCGGTCATGGCCGTTCCTGGAGGGCGGACGGAATTCCGGATTGTTCGATCACCCATGTGGACCATTTTTCTGAGTATGTGTCAGATCTTCAGATTGTATATGATACATACAGGAAGGAATTGCTGTCACCCTGGTTCATTTTTGCGCACTCCATGGGCGGTGCTGTTGCTTCTCTTTTCCTGGAACGCGGAAATCATGAAATTTCTGGTGCTGTGTTCTCTTCACCTATGATTGCGCCTTATATCCGCTCCCTTCCCGTACCGCTGGCTTCGGCGCTTGCCGCCGCAGCCTCTTCTCTGGGCCGCGGTAAACACTGTCCTTTCTTTATGAAACCTTATTCCGGTCCTGAAAACTTCAGCACTTCCTGTGCCACTGATCCGGACCGTTTTGCCTGGTATGACGCCATCAAGTCCTCACGCACCGAATTCAGAAACAGCGTCCCTTCATATCGCTGGTCCTATGAAGCTGTTCATGTTACGGAACAGATCCTGGCACCGGATGCGCCGGAACGCATTTCCTGCCCTGTCATTCTTTTCTCCGCGGAAACAGACTTCAGTGTGGAACGTGAACCTCAGCAGGCCTTTATCGGCAGGGTTCAGAACGGACGGTTCATTTCTGTTCCCGGCGCCCGTCATGAAATATACCGTTCTGTCAATGACGTCCTGTTCCCCTGGTGGAATCAGGTAATCACATTCCTCAAAGCAAACTGTCATTACTCTTAA